In one Paraburkholderia azotifigens genomic region, the following are encoded:
- the bluB gene encoding 5,6-dimethylbenzimidazole synthase: MAEPFNDVERAAVYRAIYERRDMRHFVSTPVDPAVLARLIDAAHHAPSVGYMQPWRIGRITDPALRQRLHAAVERERVLTADALGKRRDEFMKLKVEGMLECGELLVMALMDGREKHVFGRRTLPEMDLASVACAIQNMWLAARAEGLGMGWVSLFDAGEVRTMLGMPEGARPVALLCLGHVEHFYREPMLESEGWAARMPLAACLFENTWPEAPPGHEGDVGPTTVQTALNGR, translated from the coding sequence ATGGCCGAGCCTTTTAACGACGTCGAGCGCGCCGCGGTCTATCGCGCGATCTACGAACGGCGCGACATGCGTCACTTCGTGTCCACGCCCGTCGATCCCGCCGTGCTCGCGCGCCTGATCGATGCCGCGCATCACGCGCCAAGCGTCGGCTACATGCAGCCGTGGCGGATCGGACGCATCACCGACCCCGCGCTGCGGCAACGGCTGCACGCGGCCGTCGAACGCGAGCGCGTGTTGACGGCCGACGCGCTCGGCAAGCGGCGCGACGAGTTCATGAAGCTCAAGGTGGAAGGCATGCTCGAATGCGGCGAGCTGCTGGTGATGGCGCTGATGGATGGCCGCGAGAAGCACGTGTTCGGACGGCGCACGTTGCCCGAAATGGACCTCGCGTCGGTGGCCTGCGCGATTCAGAACATGTGGCTCGCGGCGCGCGCGGAAGGTCTGGGCATGGGTTGGGTGTCGCTGTTCGATGCCGGCGAAGTGCGCACGATGCTCGGCATGCCGGAAGGCGCGCGGCCCGTCGCGCTGCTGTGCCTCGGGCACGTGGAGCACTTCTATCGCGAGCCGATGCTCGAATCGGAAGGCTGGGCCGCGCGCATGCCGCTCGCGGCGTGTCTGTTCGAAAACACGTGGCCCGAAGCGCCACCCGGGCACGAAGGCGACGTTGGTCCGACCACGGTCCAGACCGCTTTAAACGGGCGTTAG
- a CDS encoding response regulator transcription factor, translating to MRIAVLEETQAQADFVCRTLSAAGHTCHAFDDGPALVRQLRSQPFDLLVLDRHTPGLAGDEVLRWVRQNLAERLPVLFMTRVSDVAHQDVDADDYLVKPVSAAALLARVGVLLRGAFAREPVAGKEVFGEYEFEPGSKRVHVRGSAVTLTHKEFELALLLFKHLSRPLSRSHILDAIWKQAAAIPSRTMDTHVSMLRTKLGLRPENGYRLMPIYGYGYRLERIEKGDA from the coding sequence ATGAGAATTGCAGTTCTGGAGGAGACTCAGGCGCAAGCCGACTTCGTGTGCAGGACCTTGTCGGCGGCGGGACACACGTGTCATGCATTCGACGACGGCCCGGCTCTCGTCAGACAGTTGCGCAGCCAGCCGTTCGATCTGCTCGTGCTGGATCGCCATACGCCTGGCCTGGCGGGCGACGAGGTGCTGCGCTGGGTCCGTCAGAATCTCGCCGAGCGGCTGCCCGTGCTGTTCATGACCCGCGTGAGCGATGTCGCGCATCAGGACGTCGACGCCGACGACTATCTCGTCAAGCCGGTGAGCGCGGCGGCGCTGCTCGCGCGCGTGGGCGTGCTGCTGCGCGGCGCGTTTGCGCGGGAGCCCGTGGCCGGGAAGGAAGTGTTCGGCGAGTACGAGTTCGAGCCGGGTTCGAAGCGCGTGCACGTGCGCGGCAGCGCCGTCACGCTGACGCACAAGGAGTTCGAGCTGGCGCTGCTGCTGTTCAAGCACCTGAGCCGGCCGCTGTCGCGCTCGCACATTCTCGACGCGATCTGGAAGCAGGCGGCGGCCATTCCGTCGCGCACGATGGACACGCACGTATCGATGCTGCGCACGAAGCTTGGCCTTCGGCCCGAGAACGGCTACCGCCTGATGCCGATTTACGGCTACGGATACCGGCTCGAACGGATCGAGAAGGGCGACGCCTGA
- a CDS encoding DeoR/GlpR family DNA-binding transcription regulator — protein sequence MFATHRQNEILRLVRARQTCTITDLAATFEVSDETIRRDLKPLVAEGLLVKVHGGIMLPAQLDEPPFRRRMVEQREAKRAIAARVAQLIDDGDSLMLDGGTTCVHIAQALESHARLTVVTNSAEVARLLAPRNDNRVLMAGGELRADDASAVGESALAFFRQFHVRHAIVSVTAIDAKGRFMDAQPADAALAHAAFAQAERRIIAADHTKFDHSALVHVFGAEGLDTLVTDVEPAAGLSKVLAQAGVEVICASPAADDTNEEVV from the coding sequence ATGTTCGCCACTCACAGACAGAACGAGATCCTGCGGCTTGTCCGCGCTCGGCAGACCTGCACGATCACGGATCTGGCCGCCACGTTCGAGGTGTCCGACGAGACGATTCGCCGCGATCTCAAGCCGCTCGTCGCGGAAGGGCTGCTGGTGAAAGTGCATGGCGGCATCATGCTGCCCGCGCAGCTCGACGAGCCGCCGTTCCGGCGCCGCATGGTCGAACAGCGCGAGGCGAAACGCGCAATCGCGGCACGCGTCGCCCAGTTGATCGACGACGGCGATTCGCTGATGCTCGACGGCGGCACGACCTGCGTGCATATCGCGCAGGCGCTCGAATCGCACGCGCGCCTCACGGTCGTGACCAATTCAGCCGAAGTCGCGCGACTGCTGGCGCCGCGCAACGACAACCGCGTGCTGATGGCGGGCGGCGAGCTGCGCGCGGACGATGCTTCCGCCGTCGGCGAAAGCGCGCTCGCGTTTTTCCGGCAGTTTCATGTGAGGCACGCAATCGTGTCGGTGACGGCCATCGACGCGAAAGGGCGCTTCATGGACGCGCAGCCCGCCGACGCCGCGCTGGCGCATGCGGCGTTTGCGCAAGCCGAGCGCCGCATCATTGCCGCCGATCACACGAAGTTCGACCATAGCGCGCTCGTGCATGTGTTTGGCGCGGAAGGTCTCGACACGCTGGTCACGGACGTCGAGCCGGCGGCGGGACTGTCGAAAGTACTGGCGCAGGCCGGCGTCGAAGTCATCTGCGCGTCGCCCGCTGCCGACGATACAAATGAAGAAGTCGTCTAA
- a CDS encoding GcvT family protein — protein MSTPLPTQARVVIVGGGIIGCSVAYHLTKLGWTDVVLLEQGQLSCGTTWHAAGLVGQLRAQESMTKLIRYSTALYAELEADTGLATGWKQCGSLSVARTAERMTQLRRTAAVARAYGVTCDVIGRKEAGELWPPMRTDDLLGAVWLPGDGKANPTDLTQALARGARRRGARIVENTRVAAIHTRPEVKGRAASGVAWRDKQGDEGTIAAEIVVNCAGQWAKSVGRLCGVTVPLHSAEHYYIVTERIAGVHPDLPVMRDPDGYIYFKEEVGGLVMGGFEPDAKPWGMNGIPENFEFQLLPDDWDQFQILMENALRRVPALETAQVRQFYNGPESFTPDNNFMLGEAPELRNFYVGAGFNSMGIASAGGAGMALAEWIVAGEPTMDLWPVDIRRFARFNGNDAWLHDRVKETLGLHYAMPWPNRELDSARPFRRSPLYAQLRDDGACFGSKMGWERANFFAPSPEQARIDYSFGQQNWLPWSGDEHRACRDGVALFDLTSFSKFLVKGRDAEAVLQRIVANDVAVPPGTAVYTGMFNERGGYESDFTLTRLSDDQYLLVTGSAQTTRDFDTIDKCIPPDSHCVLVDVTSQYAVLALMGPRARDLLASVSKADWSNGAFAFGQSREVDIGYATVRATRITYVGELGWELYVPVEFAAGVYEALQAAGQQFGLKNAGYYALDSLRIEKGYRAWGRELSPDTNPFEAGLAFACKLDKDMPFIGRDALVRLRDEPLRRRLVVFTADGASDRMLWGGEAIMRDGIAVGFVSSAAFGHTLGCPVAMGYVKRNDNAALDDAWLTGGRYQIDVAGELLDATLHLKAPYDPASTRIKS, from the coding sequence ATGTCAACTCCACTTCCGACTCAGGCACGCGTCGTCATCGTCGGCGGCGGCATCATCGGATGCTCGGTTGCCTATCACCTCACGAAGCTCGGCTGGACGGACGTCGTGCTGCTCGAACAGGGCCAGCTTTCATGCGGGACCACCTGGCATGCAGCCGGTCTCGTCGGCCAGTTGCGCGCGCAGGAAAGCATGACGAAGCTGATCCGCTACTCGACGGCGCTCTATGCTGAACTCGAGGCCGACACGGGGCTCGCGACGGGGTGGAAGCAATGCGGCTCGCTGTCCGTCGCGAGGACGGCGGAACGCATGACGCAACTGCGGCGCACGGCCGCCGTCGCGCGCGCCTATGGCGTGACTTGCGATGTGATCGGACGGAAGGAAGCGGGCGAGCTGTGGCCGCCGATGCGCACCGACGACCTGCTCGGCGCCGTCTGGCTGCCCGGCGACGGCAAGGCGAATCCGACCGACCTGACCCAGGCCCTCGCGCGCGGCGCACGCCGGCGTGGCGCGCGCATCGTCGAAAATACGCGCGTCGCCGCGATTCACACGCGGCCCGAGGTGAAGGGCCGCGCAGCGAGCGGCGTCGCGTGGCGCGACAAGCAAGGCGATGAAGGCACGATCGCGGCGGAGATCGTCGTCAACTGCGCGGGGCAATGGGCGAAGAGCGTCGGGCGCCTGTGCGGCGTCACGGTGCCGCTGCATTCGGCCGAGCACTACTACATCGTCACGGAACGCATTGCGGGCGTGCATCCCGACCTGCCCGTGATGCGCGACCCCGACGGCTACATCTACTTCAAGGAAGAAGTGGGCGGACTCGTGATGGGCGGCTTCGAACCCGACGCGAAACCGTGGGGCATGAACGGCATTCCTGAGAATTTCGAATTCCAGCTGCTGCCCGACGACTGGGATCAATTCCAGATCCTGATGGAGAACGCGCTGCGACGCGTGCCCGCATTGGAAACGGCACAGGTGCGCCAGTTCTACAACGGCCCTGAGTCGTTCACGCCCGACAACAACTTCATGCTGGGCGAAGCGCCCGAGTTGCGCAATTTCTATGTCGGCGCGGGCTTCAACTCAATGGGCATTGCGTCAGCGGGCGGAGCGGGCATGGCGCTCGCCGAGTGGATCGTCGCGGGCGAGCCGACGATGGACCTGTGGCCCGTCGACATCCGCCGCTTCGCGCGCTTCAACGGCAACGACGCGTGGCTGCACGACCGCGTGAAAGAGACGCTCGGCCTGCACTACGCGATGCCCTGGCCGAATCGCGAACTCGATAGCGCGCGGCCCTTCCGCCGCTCGCCGCTGTATGCGCAGCTGCGAGACGACGGCGCCTGCTTCGGCAGCAAGATGGGCTGGGAGCGCGCGAACTTCTTTGCGCCGAGTCCCGAACAGGCGCGCATCGACTATTCGTTCGGCCAGCAGAACTGGCTGCCGTGGAGCGGCGACGAACATCGCGCGTGCCGCGACGGTGTCGCACTGTTCGATCTGACGTCGTTCTCCAAGTTTCTCGTCAAGGGACGCGATGCCGAAGCCGTGCTGCAACGAATCGTCGCGAACGATGTCGCCGTTCCGCCGGGCACGGCTGTCTACACGGGCATGTTCAACGAGCGCGGCGGCTACGAATCGGACTTCACGCTCACGCGTCTGAGCGACGATCAATATCTGCTCGTCACGGGCTCCGCGCAAACCACGCGCGACTTCGACACGATCGACAAATGCATTCCGCCCGACAGCCATTGCGTGCTGGTCGACGTGACGAGCCAATACGCGGTGCTCGCCTTGATGGGTCCGCGTGCGCGCGATCTGCTTGCGAGCGTGTCGAAGGCCGACTGGAGCAACGGGGCATTCGCTTTCGGACAGAGCCGGGAAGTGGATATTGGCTATGCAACGGTGCGCGCGACGCGCATCACGTATGTTGGCGAACTCGGCTGGGAACTGTACGTGCCCGTCGAATTCGCGGCCGGTGTTTATGAAGCGCTGCAGGCGGCCGGACAGCAGTTCGGCCTGAAAAACGCGGGCTATTACGCGCTCGACTCGTTGCGGATCGAGAAAGGCTACCGTGCATGGGGACGCGAGCTGTCGCCGGATACGAATCCCTTCGAAGCGGGCCTCGCGTTCGCCTGCAAGCTCGACAAGGACATGCCTTTCATCGGACGCGATGCGCTCGTCAGGCTGCGCGACGAGCCGCTGCGTCGACGCCTCGTCGTATTCACCGCTGACGGCGCGAGCGATCGCATGTTGTGGGGCGGCGAAGCGATCATGCGCGACGGCATCGCCGTTGGCTTCGTTTCGTCGGCGGCGTTCGGGCATACGCTTGGCTGCCCGGTCGCGATGGGCTACGTCAAGCGCAACGACAACGCCGCGCTCGACGATGCGTGGCTCACGGGCGGCCGCTATCAGATCGATGTGGCGGGCGAACTGCTCGACGCCACGCTGCATCTGAAAGCACCCTACGATCCCGCTTCGACGCGCATCAAAAGCTGA
- a CDS encoding helix-turn-helix domain-containing protein — translation MNAVLPALAPHTGTRQSLLSSASLGWSGFGAEMIGISAGMHRLPAIAQHRVGVHVGAPVRAVCRCNGKRSARIQAHGDADVVPAGLDGEWSDDANCTVLRIWFANDFVLTTLDQLGLRAAHAQIRPQFQLRDARVQHLAWAMRAELEADDASDPLYAESVCTALIVRLAGAATPDGGKRRTLSPRAAARVIDYIEAHLDERLTLTELAALVELSVPHFKVLFRETMGVPVHRHVVQRRVERARALLQQGRLSASQVALDVGFAHQSHMAHWMKRLLGVTPREIARNDAVRLIVAR, via the coding sequence ATGAATGCAGTTCTCCCCGCGTTGGCGCCGCACACGGGCACGCGGCAAAGCCTGCTGTCGAGCGCGTCGCTCGGCTGGTCGGGCTTCGGCGCGGAAATGATCGGCATTTCGGCGGGCATGCATCGTCTTCCGGCGATCGCGCAGCATCGCGTCGGCGTGCATGTCGGCGCGCCCGTTCGTGCCGTTTGCCGTTGCAACGGCAAACGGTCCGCGCGCATTCAGGCGCACGGCGACGCCGACGTGGTTCCCGCAGGCCTTGACGGCGAATGGTCCGACGACGCCAACTGCACGGTGCTGCGTATCTGGTTCGCGAACGACTTCGTGCTCACCACGCTGGATCAACTCGGTCTGCGCGCCGCGCATGCGCAGATCCGCCCGCAGTTCCAGCTACGCGACGCGCGCGTGCAGCATCTGGCGTGGGCGATGCGTGCGGAACTCGAAGCCGACGACGCCTCCGATCCGCTCTACGCCGAGAGCGTGTGCACGGCGCTGATCGTGCGGCTCGCCGGCGCCGCGACACCTGACGGCGGCAAGCGGCGCACGTTGTCGCCACGCGCGGCCGCGCGCGTGATCGACTATATCGAGGCGCATCTCGACGAACGTCTGACGCTGACCGAACTGGCCGCGCTCGTCGAATTGAGCGTGCCGCATTTCAAGGTTCTGTTTCGCGAGACGATGGGCGTGCCCGTGCATCGGCATGTGGTGCAGCGGCGCGTCGAGCGGGCCAGGGCGCTGCTGCAGCAAGGCCGCCTGAGCGCGAGCCAGGTCGCGCTCGACGTGGGTTTTGCGCATCAGAGCCACATGGCGCACTGGATGAAACGCCTGCTCGGCGTGACGCCGCGCGAGATCGCGCGCAATGATGCCGTGCGGCTCATCGTTGCGCGCTAG
- a CDS encoding NmrA family NAD(P)-binding protein, translating into MYVIFGASGNVGRAAATALRHAGHDVRAVVRDPAQRETFTRIGCETVHGDLDDESSLHRALDGAHAVQMLCPLPHRDPDPASAMHRMIGTAARALRAHPHLHVVALSDYGAERDEGTGITMLFHELEAVFKESVPRLTLLRSAEHMHNWARVLPVALATGRLPSLHHPVDRRFPTVAAQDVGVLAAQLLSEARDDDGVRIVSIEGPSRYDANDVARAFSEATGRDIAALALPRSEWTATLLRSGLGTNHAKLITDLYDAQNAGRIDVDPRTERRFGTTSLNDALAASTRTVDA; encoded by the coding sequence ATGTACGTGATATTCGGCGCATCAGGCAACGTGGGACGCGCGGCGGCAACCGCGTTGAGACATGCGGGACATGACGTGCGCGCCGTCGTGCGCGATCCGGCGCAGCGCGAGACATTCACGCGCATCGGCTGCGAAACGGTGCATGGCGATCTCGACGACGAATCGTCGCTGCATCGCGCGCTCGACGGTGCGCACGCGGTACAGATGCTCTGCCCGCTTCCGCATCGCGACCCCGACCCGGCCAGCGCGATGCATCGCATGATCGGGACGGCCGCGCGTGCGCTGCGCGCGCATCCGCATCTGCATGTCGTCGCACTGTCCGACTATGGCGCCGAACGGGACGAAGGCACGGGCATCACGATGCTGTTCCACGAGCTCGAAGCGGTATTCAAGGAAAGCGTGCCGCGCCTCACGCTGCTGCGTTCGGCGGAACACATGCACAACTGGGCACGCGTGCTGCCCGTCGCGCTCGCGACGGGGCGGCTGCCGAGTCTGCATCATCCTGTCGACAGGCGGTTTCCGACTGTGGCCGCGCAGGACGTCGGTGTGCTTGCCGCGCAATTGCTCAGCGAAGCGCGCGATGACGACGGCGTTCGCATCGTGAGTATCGAAGGTCCGAGCCGTTACGATGCGAACGATGTCGCACGCGCTTTCAGCGAAGCAACGGGCCGCGACATCGCTGCGCTCGCCTTGCCTCGCAGTGAATGGACGGCGACACTGTTGCGCTCGGGACTCGGCACGAATCACGCGAAGCTCATCACGGATCTCTACGATGCGCAGAATGCCGGGCGTATCGACGTCGATCCACGTACCGAGCGGCGCTTCGGAACGACGTCGCTGAATGACGCGTTGGCCGCATCGACGCGCACCGTCGACGCGTGA
- the ribA gene encoding GTP cyclohydrolase II, whose translation MPMSHDPSLADGAITGECVTLDATAMLPTRYGTFTSYVFRVNDSGAEHFALVMGDVESKQSVLTRLHSECLTGDVLGSYRCDCGEQLDLALRYIAAEGCGVLLYLRGHEGRGIGLSNKIRAYALQEQGRDTVEANLDLGLPDDSREYDSAAAILRLLKVTSVRLMSNNPKKFDSLSKHGIPVCERVALAIPMREENERYIRTKQVKFGHYFEENE comes from the coding sequence ATGCCCATGTCTCACGATCCGTCGCTAGCTGACGGCGCAATCACCGGCGAATGCGTCACGCTCGACGCGACCGCCATGCTTCCCACCCGCTACGGCACCTTCACATCCTACGTGTTTCGCGTGAACGACTCGGGCGCCGAGCATTTCGCGCTCGTCATGGGCGATGTCGAGAGCAAGCAGTCGGTGCTCACGCGCCTGCACTCCGAGTGTCTGACGGGCGACGTGCTCGGCTCGTACCGTTGCGACTGCGGCGAGCAACTCGATCTCGCGCTGCGCTATATCGCGGCGGAAGGCTGTGGCGTGCTGCTGTATCTGCGCGGTCATGAAGGGCGCGGCATCGGCCTGTCGAACAAGATCCGCGCGTATGCGCTGCAGGAGCAGGGCCGCGATACCGTCGAAGCCAATCTCGACCTCGGCCTGCCCGACGATTCACGCGAATACGATTCGGCGGCCGCCATTCTGCGTCTGCTGAAGGTGACGTCGGTGCGGCTGATGAGCAACAACCCGAAGAAGTTCGACTCGCTGTCGAAGCACGGCATTCCCGTTTGCGAACGTGTGGCACTCGCGATTCCGATGCGCGAGGAGAACGAGCGCTATATCCGCACCAAGCAGGTGAAGTTTGGGCACTACTTCGAAGAAAACGAGTAG
- a CDS encoding CBS domain-containing protein, with amino-acid sequence MTSVAQVLKSKPNQDVYTIEAADSVYEAVKLMAEKQIGALIVKENGAIAGIVTERDYARKIVLMDRSSKTTPVRDIMSSAVRFVRPEQTTDECMALMTERRMRHLPVLENDQLIGMVSIGDLVKNIIAEQQFTIQQLEHYIHGA; translated from the coding sequence ATGACTAGCGTTGCACAAGTCCTCAAATCGAAGCCGAATCAAGACGTCTACACGATCGAAGCAGCCGATTCCGTCTACGAGGCCGTCAAGCTGATGGCCGAGAAGCAGATCGGCGCACTGATCGTCAAGGAAAACGGGGCGATCGCGGGGATCGTCACCGAACGCGACTATGCGCGCAAGATCGTGCTGATGGACCGTTCGTCGAAGACAACGCCCGTACGCGACATCATGAGCAGCGCCGTGCGCTTCGTGCGCCCGGAGCAGACCACGGACGAATGCATGGCGCTGATGACGGAACGCCGCATGCGTCACCTTCCCGTGCTGGAGAACGACCAGCTGATCGGCATGGTGTCGATCGGCGACCTCGTGAAGAACATCATCGCCGAGCAGCAGTTCACGATTCAGCAACTCGAGCATTACATACACGGCGCATGA
- a CDS encoding DUF4148 domain-containing protein, with amino-acid sequence MKSLLKAVALAAVLAVPAVSFAQSNQPVTRAEVRAQLVQLEKAGYNPATAVDSTYPADIQAAESRVSAQNGAVAQATVADTGYGASTNGSSQAGAKTLNPAQGVYFGH; translated from the coding sequence ATGAAATCCCTGCTCAAGGCTGTTGCCCTCGCTGCCGTTCTCGCCGTTCCCGCTGTGTCGTTCGCCCAGTCGAACCAGCCCGTGACCCGCGCTGAAGTCCGCGCACAACTGGTCCAGCTGGAAAAGGCCGGCTACAACCCGGCGACGGCGGTTGACTCGACCTATCCGGCCGACATCCAGGCTGCCGAATCGCGCGTCTCGGCGCAAAACGGTGCAGTGGCGCAAGCCACCGTTGCCGACACGGGTTACGGTGCGTCGACCAACGGTTCGTCGCAAGCGGGTGCGAAGACGCTGAACCCGGCGCAAGGCGTGTACTTCGGTCATTAA
- a CDS encoding DNA-3-methyladenine glycosylase, which translates to MAKTALSLVPLHRNDLPVDTVDLARFLLGKYLVHDLPEGRVAGRIVETEAYPVGDSTNHAYPGRRAFNGSMFLERGHAYVRLTYGVYNVINVVSEGEGTGAAALIRALEPVEGIEWMRARRPGTKPRDLTRGPGRLALALGIGPGFDGADLCTGHGLWLGTAGHAPTPFAVTTRIGIARETHRLLRFYVPGSPFVSGPRKLLSGVTPASS; encoded by the coding sequence ATGGCGAAAACGGCGCTTTCCCTCGTTCCTCTACATCGCAACGATCTTCCCGTCGATACGGTTGACCTTGCACGCTTCTTACTGGGTAAATACCTGGTCCACGACCTGCCTGAAGGGCGCGTTGCGGGACGGATCGTCGAGACGGAGGCGTATCCCGTCGGCGATTCGACCAATCATGCGTATCCTGGGCGGCGTGCCTTCAACGGCTCGATGTTCCTCGAGCGCGGGCACGCCTACGTGCGGCTCACATACGGCGTCTACAACGTGATCAACGTGGTCAGTGAAGGCGAAGGGACGGGCGCAGCCGCGCTGATCCGGGCGCTGGAGCCCGTCGAGGGCATCGAATGGATGCGGGCGCGCCGGCCTGGCACGAAGCCGCGCGATCTGACGCGCGGGCCGGGGCGGCTCGCGCTTGCACTGGGTATCGGGCCCGGCTTCGACGGCGCCGATCTGTGCACGGGCCACGGCTTGTGGCTCGGCACGGCGGGCCATGCGCCCACGCCGTTTGCCGTCACGACGCGTATCGGCATCGCACGCGAGACGCACCGGCTCCTGCGCTTCTATGTGCCCGGCAGCCCGTTCGTCAGCGGACCGCGCAAGCTGCTGTCGGGCGTGACGCCGGCGTCCTCGTAA
- a CDS encoding BON domain-containing protein, whose amino-acid sequence MKAIQAIKMVGAALVVLASVNAYAQASDADMTAQPSAKQTAKAAKSADRALAKKVRGALAKAKDISVANITVRAKSGAVTLQGSVPEQPQVDKATQVAQGVEGVTSVKNALTIRPVGQ is encoded by the coding sequence ATGAAGGCGATCCAGGCAATCAAGATGGTAGGTGCAGCACTCGTGGTTCTCGCATCGGTCAATGCTTACGCTCAGGCCAGCGATGCCGACATGACGGCTCAGCCGAGCGCCAAGCAGACCGCGAAGGCAGCCAAGTCGGCTGACCGCGCACTCGCGAAGAAGGTGCGCGGCGCGCTGGCGAAAGCCAAGGACATCAGCGTCGCCAACATCACGGTTCGTGCGAAGAGCGGTGCTGTGACGCTGCAAGGCTCGGTGCCGGAGCAGCCGCAAGTCGACAAGGCAACGCAGGTTGCGCAAGGCGTCGAGGGCGTGACGTCCGTGAAGAACGCGCTGACGATCCGCCCGGTCGGCCAGTAA
- a CDS encoding calcium:proton antiporter: MASTSPVLPRWTIAAPIIAWLVLGAAYALPENGLLTALAAVALAGSVFAGVHHAEVVAHRVGEPFGTLVLAIAVTVIEVALIVSVMLSAGPEKAGLARDTVFAAVMIVCNGIVGICLLVGGLQHREQGFQIRGASAALAVLASLSVLTMVMPNYTSVALGPALSDSQLAFAGVSSLVLYGVFVFVQTVRHRDYFLADARAGDENVHAEPPGTRVAMVSAGLLVVSLVAVVLLAKVLSPVVERAVLEAGAPAAVVGIVIAALVLLPEGLAAVRAARADRLQTSLNLALGSALASIGLTIPTVALVFIWTGRPLVLGIDGKDTVLLTLTLLISTLTLGTGRTTILQGAVHLSLFAAYLFLSFAP; the protein is encoded by the coding sequence ATGGCATCGACATCGCCCGTATTGCCCCGCTGGACGATTGCAGCGCCCATCATCGCGTGGCTCGTGCTCGGCGCCGCTTATGCGCTGCCCGAAAACGGCCTGCTGACGGCGCTCGCCGCCGTTGCGCTGGCGGGCTCGGTGTTCGCAGGCGTGCATCACGCGGAAGTGGTCGCGCACCGGGTCGGCGAGCCGTTCGGCACGCTCGTGCTGGCCATCGCCGTGACGGTGATCGAAGTGGCGCTGATCGTCTCCGTGATGCTGTCGGCGGGGCCGGAGAAAGCGGGTCTCGCGCGCGACACGGTGTTCGCCGCCGTGATGATCGTGTGCAACGGCATCGTCGGGATCTGCCTTTTAGTGGGCGGCTTGCAGCATCGCGAGCAGGGCTTTCAGATCCGCGGCGCCAGCGCGGCGCTGGCCGTGCTCGCGTCGCTTTCCGTGTTGACGATGGTGATGCCCAACTACACCAGCGTCGCGCTCGGCCCCGCGCTCAGCGACTCGCAGCTCGCGTTTGCGGGCGTCTCGTCGCTGGTGCTGTACGGCGTGTTCGTGTTCGTGCAGACCGTGCGCCACCGCGATTATTTTCTCGCCGACGCCCGTGCAGGCGATGAAAACGTGCACGCCGAACCACCCGGCACGCGCGTCGCCATGGTGAGCGCCGGCTTGCTCGTGGTGAGTCTCGTCGCCGTCGTGCTGCTGGCGAAGGTGCTGTCGCCCGTCGTCGAGCGCGCTGTGCTCGAAGCAGGCGCGCCTGCCGCCGTGGTCGGCATCGTGATCGCCGCGCTCGTGCTGCTGCCCGAAGGACTCGCTGCCGTGCGCGCTGCGCGCGCCGACCGCCTGCAGACCAGCCTGAATCTCGCACTTGGCTCGGCGCTCGCGAGCATCGGCCTGACGATACCGACCGTCGCGCTGGTGTTCATCTGGACGGGCCGCCCGCTCGTGCTCGGCATCGACGGCAAGGACACCGTGCTGCTCACGCTGACGCTGCTGATCAGCACGCTCACGCTGGGCACGGGCCGCACGACGATCCTGCAAGGCGCCGTGCATCTGTCGCTGTTCGCCGCGTATCTGTTTCTGTCTTTCGCACCCTGA